In Ferroplasma sp., a single window of DNA contains:
- a CDS encoding dihydroorotate dehydrogenase electron transfer subunit: protein MRYFTVSKNIREAENVNTLEFYDSINIIPGQFIMAWVPGVNQIPLSFSSTGSPKSITVKVYGDASAKIAGMKKGDRIFYEGPYGNGFNNIAGKKLVIGAGSGIAPLIPLIDDDTTGIISGKTAGDIILASKFNPDHLIIATDDGTAGRRGFATEAMREIDIESFDMIYACGPEVMLKAVFDYMKNRDVKCQFSLERSMKCGIGICDSCSINGFQVCHDGPVFTLEQLREMDEFGRTKLTYSGKRVFF, encoded by the coding sequence ATGAGATATTTCACTGTGTCAAAAAATATAAGAGAGGCGGAAAACGTAAATACACTGGAATTCTATGATAGTATCAACATTATCCCCGGCCAGTTCATCATGGCATGGGTTCCAGGTGTAAATCAAATTCCCCTGTCATTCTCCTCAACAGGGAGCCCGAAAAGTATCACAGTAAAGGTTTACGGCGACGCATCTGCAAAAATTGCTGGCATGAAGAAAGGTGATAGGATATTTTATGAGGGGCCCTACGGAAACGGGTTCAACAATATTGCAGGCAAAAAACTTGTTATCGGTGCGGGCAGCGGAATAGCACCACTTATACCGCTGATTGATGATGATACCACAGGAATTATTTCAGGTAAAACAGCTGGAGACATTATCCTTGCATCAAAATTCAATCCAGATCATTTGATCATTGCAACAGATGATGGCACCGCAGGAAGGAGGGGTTTCGCCACAGAAGCCATGAGAGAAATTGATATAGAAAGCTTTGATATGATTTATGCATGTGGCCCTGAGGTTATGCTGAAAGCAGTGTTTGATTATATGAAGAACAGGGATGTAAAATGCCAGTTTTCTCTGGAAAGGTCAATGAAGTGTGGCATAGGCATATGTGATTCATGCTCCATAAATGGTTTCCAGGTGTGCCATGACGGACCTGTTTTCACCCTTGAACAGCTCAGGGAAATGGATGAATTTGGCAGAACAAAACTTACATATTCTGGAAAACGTGTATTCTTTTAG
- a CDS encoding acetolactate synthase large subunit, with protein MKGSELLVKSMKREGVKDLFGIPGLYNMPLYDSFIEDVESGELRHILMRHEQAAAHAADGYARATGRPGVLTATAGPGVTNIVTGLITAYQDSSPVVAITGAVNRSAMGKLSFQESDTLGVSFPVTKYAVEVKTIEEIPVWVKNAFYIASTGRPGPVVVDVPRDIQMEDIENVNYPETTNLHYRPFQTVVDKDRVRQMALNLMKAEKPVLLVGTGVVWANATNEVLKLSEFLGCPVVSTLPGKSAIPADYPLYVGAMGYYGRAEASMVALESDLLLAIGARFSDRTFTSYDEMKDTKKIFMSINLDPTDFSKGIKPDVSMAGNARVLLQELLNALSVMGHKKANYAWNRRINELKDYYSQYSHPPDDGYMRPWQILKALREALPRDAIMTTGVGQHQMWAETHWENLEPRSFFSSTGMGTMGFGLPSAMGAKVGRPDKVVVDYDGDGSFMMTGNNLATAVDEHIPVIAVVNDNRTLGLVRQVQDMFQNKRIVGVDYGNSPNIMKYAESFGADAFEAHNYSDIMEYVRTAIRENVPTVIRVPVDKEELALPTLPPGGKLSEVIVSDPRKNNKN; from the coding sequence ATGAAAGGTTCTGAATTACTTGTTAAATCAATGAAAAGAGAGGGTGTAAAGGATCTTTTTGGTATCCCGGGGCTGTATAACATGCCATTGTATGATTCGTTCATCGAGGATGTGGAATCGGGTGAACTGAGGCATATACTGATGCGGCATGAGCAGGCAGCTGCACACGCAGCCGATGGCTACGCCAGGGCTACCGGAAGGCCCGGAGTTCTGACAGCAACCGCCGGCCCAGGAGTGACAAATATCGTTACCGGCCTTATTACGGCATATCAGGATTCTTCTCCAGTTGTTGCAATCACAGGGGCTGTTAATAGAAGTGCCATGGGAAAGCTTTCCTTCCAGGAATCGGATACCCTGGGGGTATCATTCCCTGTGACAAAATATGCTGTTGAGGTTAAAACCATAGAGGAAATTCCTGTATGGGTCAAAAATGCATTTTATATAGCCTCCACGGGCAGGCCTGGCCCCGTAGTTGTTGACGTGCCCAGGGATATACAGATGGAGGATATAGAGAATGTCAATTATCCAGAGACGACCAATTTACATTACAGGCCTTTCCAGACTGTGGTAGATAAGGACAGGGTCAGGCAGATGGCACTTAACCTCATGAAGGCTGAAAAACCTGTGCTGCTTGTGGGTACCGGGGTTGTGTGGGCAAATGCCACGAATGAGGTGCTGAAGTTATCCGAATTTCTGGGATGCCCTGTTGTCTCAACACTTCCGGGGAAATCCGCGATACCGGCTGATTATCCGCTTTATGTTGGCGCTATGGGATACTATGGGCGGGCAGAGGCGAGCATGGTTGCCCTGGAATCAGATCTCCTGCTTGCCATAGGAGCCAGGTTCAGTGACAGGACATTTACATCCTATGATGAAATGAAAGATACAAAAAAAATATTTATGTCTATAAACCTTGATCCTACAGATTTTTCAAAGGGAATAAAGCCTGATGTTTCCATGGCCGGAAATGCCCGGGTGCTCCTGCAGGAACTTCTAAATGCCCTCTCTGTCATGGGCCATAAAAAGGCAAACTATGCATGGAATCGGAGGATAAACGAGCTGAAGGATTATTATTCACAGTATTCACATCCTCCTGATGATGGCTATATGAGGCCCTGGCAGATCCTGAAAGCGCTTAGAGAAGCACTGCCCAGGGATGCCATAATGACAACAGGAGTTGGGCAGCACCAGATGTGGGCAGAAACGCACTGGGAAAACCTGGAGCCCAGGTCCTTCTTTTCATCCACAGGCATGGGAACAATGGGATTCGGTCTCCCATCTGCAATGGGTGCAAAGGTTGGAAGGCCGGATAAGGTAGTTGTTGACTATGACGGTGACGGTTCTTTTATGATGACAGGGAACAACCTCGCCACCGCAGTGGATGAGCATATACCTGTAATAGCGGTTGTCAATGATAACCGGACACTGGGACTGGTGAGGCAGGTCCAGGATATGTTCCAGAATAAGAGGATAGTTGGCGTGGACTATGGAAATTCACCGAATATAATGAAATATGCAGAATCATTCGGTGCTGACGCCTTCGAGGCACATAATTATTCTGATATAATGGAATATGTCAGGACAGCTATCAGGGAGAATGTTCCTACAGTGATACGTGTTCCGGTAGATAAGGAAGAGCTTGCGCTTCCCACCCTCCCGCCTGGAGGAAAGTTAAGTGAGGTGATAGTAAGTGACCCAAGAAAGAATAATAAAAATTGA
- a CDS encoding uracil-DNA glycosylase family protein: MREEYSYGIVVISNFHGDYKYLLLKRAEGWLDFPKGHIEEGETGTAAAIRETREESGITIDEKHLIPYFHYDITYRFTYNSVKILKHVRMFMSLVPDSTVVKVSNEHRGYIWLNYHEAMENLNFGNQKDLMQYADSYLKKYLAMEALNSEYRNIPGKSKWNLSSNFVPGEGNLNSKIFFVGQAPGRNEDSEKRPFVGRSGKLLDSLIHGIGLNREDVYITSVVQFFPPDNRAPTEDEVAICMPFLEKQLDIVNPQIVVLLGATAAGVLLNLKGITAYHGKIIKNKYLITVHPAAALRNPANLEIMKSDFKALQEFLKSHGSP; the protein is encoded by the coding sequence ATGAGAGAGGAATACAGTTACGGAATTGTGGTCATATCAAATTTTCATGGTGACTATAAATATCTGCTTCTGAAAAGGGCCGAAGGATGGCTTGATTTTCCCAAGGGCCATATTGAGGAGGGGGAAACGGGCACTGCTGCTGCAATTAGGGAAACCAGGGAAGAGTCAGGAATAACAATTGATGAAAAGCACCTGATACCATACTTTCATTATGATATAACGTACAGGTTCACATATAATTCTGTAAAAATACTCAAGCATGTCAGGATGTTCATGTCTCTGGTGCCTGACAGCACTGTTGTGAAGGTATCAAACGAGCATAGGGGGTATATCTGGCTTAACTATCATGAGGCCATGGAAAATCTTAACTTCGGAAACCAGAAGGACCTTATGCAGTATGCAGATTCATATTTAAAAAAATACCTCGCCATGGAGGCATTAAATTCGGAATACAGAAATATTCCGGGGAAAAGTAAATGGAATTTAAGCTCTAATTTTGTTCCAGGTGAAGGAAACCTAAATTCAAAGATATTCTTTGTTGGTCAGGCACCGGGAAGGAACGAGGACAGTGAAAAAAGACCCTTTGTTGGAAGAAGCGGGAAACTTCTGGATAGCCTGATACATGGAATTGGCCTTAACAGAGAAGACGTTTACATTACAAGTGTGGTGCAGTTTTTCCCGCCGGATAACCGGGCACCCACAGAGGATGAAGTGGCCATATGCATGCCATTCCTGGAAAAGCAGTTAGACATAGTGAATCCACAGATCGTTGTACTCTTAGGCGCAACAGCAGCAGGTGTACTTCTAAATTTAAAGGGCATTACCGCATATCACGGGAAAATAATTAAAAATAAATACCTTATCACGGTTCATCCTGCAGCTGCCCTCAGGAATCCAGCCAACCTTGAGATTATGAAATCTGATTTTAAGGCGCTTCAAGAATTTCTCAAATCACATGGGAGCCCTTAG
- a CDS encoding MFS transporter, which translates to MEYDLENNRKIAQSIATSPWNGRHWLIFFTVSVSFLMWGVALSIAPLITTWYFVPAYAYYPIIGAAPAGLLTGNFVMGIISDKTGRKRSYLVTMFMTVAGLAGIGFSYNYIALIAFVFIAEFGLGGDETVSLSLMSEYFPSRYRGAAIVESSNMANIGITLMAGIFLLLSGSIFVQKTALVCIAMIGGSVSLLARYRMRALTANRNIYI; encoded by the coding sequence ATGGAATATGATCTGGAAAATAACAGGAAAATTGCACAGAGTATAGCAACATCACCTTGGAATGGCCGGCACTGGCTAATTTTTTTTACCGTATCTGTATCATTTTTGATGTGGGGAGTGGCCCTAAGCATAGCACCGCTTATAACAACATGGTATTTCGTTCCAGCCTATGCATATTATCCTATTATAGGCGCAGCACCTGCAGGACTTCTGACAGGAAACTTTGTTATGGGAATAATATCTGATAAAACTGGGAGGAAAAGAAGCTATCTGGTAACGATGTTTATGACTGTGGCCGGGCTTGCCGGCATAGGTTTTAGCTATAATTATATTGCCCTGATAGCTTTTGTGTTTATAGCTGAATTTGGGCTTGGCGGTGATGAAACTGTGTCTCTTTCATTGATGTCTGAATATTTTCCATCTAGGTACAGGGGTGCCGCAATAGTTGAGTCATCCAATATGGCTAACATAGGAATAACATTGATGGCAGGTATCTTTTTATTACTTTCCGGTTCTATTTTTGTCCAGAAAACTGCACTGGTTTGCATTGCAATGATAGGTGGATCAGTATCCCTGCTTGCAAGGTACAGAATGAGGGCTTTAACTGCTAATAGGAATATTTATATATAA
- a CDS encoding DUF211 domain-containing protein, translating to MANGQIASRFDKFMNLRRILLDVDKGLNRPTLTELAGSIEDVPGVDAVRITVTEMDMETMGTSITVEGININYNYLVKVIEDMGCAIHSIDEVITGKHIIK from the coding sequence ATGGCTAATGGCCAAATTGCTTCGAGGTTTGATAAATTTATGAATCTGAGAAGAATTTTACTGGACGTTGATAAAGGATTAAACAGGCCCACACTGACTGAACTTGCAGGTTCCATAGAAGATGTGCCTGGTGTGGATGCCGTGAGGATAACTGTTACTGAGATGGATATGGAAACTATGGGAACAAGTATAACAGTAGAGGGAATTAATATCAATTATAATTATCTTGTCAAGGTTATAGAGGATATGGGATGTGCCATACATTCCATAGATGAGGTTATTACCGGAAAGCATATCATAAAATGA
- the ilvC gene encoding ketol-acid reductoisomerase produces the protein MSKILGKVYTDNDADLKYVKDKNIAVLGYGSQGRAWVLNMMDSGLKVKLGLEREGNSWKKAVEDGVNPVKTEEALRDADIVIFLVPDMVQRKIYSEKVRPVLREGMDLVFAHGFNIHYKLIQPPENVDVYMAAPKAPGPSVREFFVKGGGVPVLVSVHQNHSGEALEKSLAIAKALGATKAGVLETTFKEETETDLMGEQLDLVGGLTAMLRASFQTIVELGYRPEMAYFEAINEMKLITDQIYEKGLSGMMRAVSDTAKYGGLTVGPYVINEEVKKRMKEKAQRIQSGKFADEWIEEYDEGSKKLKSLMDDLDNSLEEQVGRELREIVLRGQPKK, from the coding sequence GTGAGTAAAATACTTGGTAAGGTATATACAGATAATGATGCAGATTTGAAATATGTAAAGGATAAGAATATAGCTGTTCTGGGCTATGGAAGCCAGGGCAGGGCATGGGTACTAAACATGATGGACTCAGGACTCAAGGTAAAACTTGGGCTCGAGCGGGAGGGCAATTCATGGAAAAAGGCAGTGGAAGACGGGGTTAACCCCGTGAAAACCGAGGAAGCCCTGAGGGATGCAGACATAGTCATATTCCTGGTTCCGGACATGGTGCAGAGAAAGATATACAGTGAAAAGGTAAGACCTGTTCTCAGGGAAGGGATGGATCTGGTATTTGCCCATGGGTTTAACATACATTATAAGCTCATTCAACCACCTGAAAATGTGGACGTTTATATGGCTGCACCAAAGGCCCCCGGACCATCTGTGAGGGAGTTTTTTGTGAAGGGCGGGGGCGTTCCGGTTCTCGTGAGTGTCCATCAGAACCACTCCGGGGAAGCCCTTGAAAAATCCCTGGCAATTGCAAAGGCACTGGGAGCAACCAAGGCAGGTGTACTGGAGACCACATTTAAGGAGGAAACAGAGACGGACCTAATGGGGGAGCAGCTGGACCTTGTTGGTGGATTAACTGCCATGCTGAGGGCATCCTTCCAGACAATCGTGGAATTAGGATACAGACCCGAAATGGCATATTTTGAGGCAATAAATGAAATGAAACTCATAACAGACCAGATATATGAAAAAGGATTATCTGGAATGATGAGGGCAGTTTCAGATACTGCAAAATATGGGGGGTTGACAGTAGGGCCATATGTAATCAACGAGGAAGTGAAAAAAAGGATGAAGGAGAAGGCACAGAGAATACAGAGTGGCAAATTTGCAGATGAGTGGATAGAGGAATATGATGAGGGTTCCAAAAAATTAAAATCTCTCATGGACGACCTTGATAATTCACTGGAAGAGCAGGTAGGCAGGGAACTCAGGGAAATAGTGCTCAGGGGACAGCCAAAGAAATAA
- a CDS encoding dihydroorotate dehydrogenase, with protein sequence MLETDIGIKLENPFILASGILDENGYTVKRVLESGAGAAVTKSIGSSERRGFEPPVIYSDYNYTINAIGLSNPGIEDYGNEIKIALQAGKPVIGSIFAQTPEEFAGLARKMEGYGAYAIELNLSCPHVNGYGMEVGSDPELVSAIVSEVKSKVNIPVYAKLSPNTSDMMKQANAASKCDGYVLINTIKAMKIDINARMPVLSNIYGGLSGRSVKPVGIRYVYEVKKETGKNVIGVGGINTLEDVLEYIMAGASAVQIGSAVSSRGIALFSDLSLELEKYMEMNSISRVKDLVGVAIR encoded by the coding sequence ATGCTGGAAACTGATATAGGAATAAAACTGGAGAACCCATTCATCCTGGCCTCAGGAATTCTGGATGAAAATGGTTACACAGTAAAAAGAGTGCTTGAATCCGGTGCCGGTGCTGCTGTGACAAAATCTATTGGTTCTTCAGAAAGGAGAGGCTTTGAACCCCCTGTTATTTATTCCGACTATAATTATACAATAAATGCAATCGGCCTCTCAAATCCAGGAATAGAGGATTATGGAAATGAGATAAAGATAGCATTGCAGGCTGGAAAACCTGTAATAGGCAGCATATTTGCACAGACTCCAGAGGAATTCGCCGGCCTTGCAAGGAAGATGGAGGGGTATGGTGCGTATGCTATTGAGTTAAATCTGTCATGCCCCCATGTAAACGGATATGGGATGGAGGTTGGTTCTGATCCAGAACTTGTATCCGCAATAGTTTCCGAGGTTAAATCAAAGGTAAATATCCCGGTTTATGCCAAACTTTCCCCAAACACATCAGATATGATGAAGCAGGCAAATGCTGCATCCAAATGTGATGGATATGTACTTATTAACACAATAAAGGCAATGAAAATTGATATAAATGCAAGAATGCCCGTACTTAGCAACATTTATGGTGGCCTCAGTGGCAGATCAGTAAAACCGGTAGGGATAAGATACGTTTACGAAGTAAAAAAGGAGACGGGTAAAAATGTAATAGGTGTCGGGGGGATAAATACTTTGGAGGATGTGCTTGAGTATATCATGGCTGGAGCCTCTGCAGTCCAGATAGGATCAGCAGTTTCATCCAGAGGGATTGCTCTATTCAGCGATCTTTCCCTGGAACTTGAGAAATATATGGAAATGAATTCTATAAGCAGGGTAAAAGATCTTGTGGGGGTGGCAATTAGATGA
- the ilvD gene encoding dihydroxy-acid dehydratase, with product MKRSDMTYAGPERSPNRAFMKAMGLNDSDLKNYMVGVAAAWNEAGPCNIHVLSLANHTKEGIRSKNGTPRVFTTPVVIDGIAMGTEGMKYSLVSRELIANTIELTVNAHGYDGFAALSGCDKTSPGMMMAMARMNIPSIVMYSGTTLPGYFKGKQIAVGDLFEAVGAYMNGKMTEQDFKLMEDNAIPTAGACGGLYTANTMAMMTEVLGLALPGSASPPAVDGAKQKYAYQTGEAVMHLIENGLKPRDILTEESFYNAITVLMASGGSTNAVLHLLAIAHEAGLKLSLDDFDRISRKVPEIVNMKPSGEYVMADLNKVGGVPVLMKVLLEHGLLNGDQITVTGKTIKENLKDIKIYTEGNIISEFDKPYSHDGGINILKGNLATEGGVFKSSASKVKYHKGPAKVFDSEEETFRAIKDRKIKPGDTVVIRYEGPKGGPGMREMLSVTSELIGEGLGDSVALITDGRFSGATRGIMIGHIAPEAMDGGAIAIVRDGDMIEIDGPNRKINLLVDENEIKNRLKEWKKPEIRYKTGLLNQYAKLVTSSSRGAVME from the coding sequence ATGAAACGTTCAGACATGACATACGCCGGACCGGAAAGATCACCGAACCGTGCGTTTATGAAGGCAATGGGATTGAATGACAGTGACCTCAAAAATTATATGGTGGGTGTTGCCGCCGCATGGAATGAAGCTGGGCCATGCAATATACATGTGCTATCACTTGCCAACCATACAAAGGAGGGCATAAGAAGCAAAAACGGCACTCCAAGAGTTTTTACAACACCGGTTGTCATAGATGGAATAGCTATGGGAACAGAGGGCATGAAATACTCACTTGTTAGCAGGGAACTTATTGCAAATACCATTGAATTAACAGTAAACGCACATGGTTATGACGGTTTTGCTGCGCTCTCTGGATGTGATAAAACTTCTCCAGGAATGATGATGGCCATGGCCAGAATGAATATCCCTTCCATTGTAATGTATTCAGGAACAACATTGCCCGGCTACTTCAAGGGGAAGCAGATAGCCGTCGGGGATTTATTTGAGGCAGTTGGAGCGTATATGAATGGCAAAATGACAGAGCAGGATTTCAAGCTCATGGAGGATAATGCCATACCCACAGCCGGGGCATGTGGCGGCCTCTATACAGCAAATACAATGGCCATGATGACTGAAGTACTGGGGCTGGCACTACCTGGCAGTGCATCTCCCCCTGCAGTTGACGGCGCAAAGCAGAAATACGCCTACCAGACTGGAGAAGCAGTAATGCACCTTATAGAGAACGGATTGAAACCCAGGGATATACTTACTGAGGAATCATTTTACAATGCCATAACAGTATTAATGGCCTCCGGAGGCTCAACAAACGCAGTCTTACATCTTCTAGCAATTGCACATGAGGCAGGGTTGAAATTATCCCTTGATGATTTTGACAGAATTTCCAGGAAAGTCCCGGAGATCGTAAATATGAAACCCTCTGGCGAGTACGTTATGGCTGACCTGAATAAAGTAGGAGGGGTCCCTGTTCTGATGAAGGTACTGCTTGAACATGGGCTTTTAAACGGCGATCAGATAACAGTAACTGGAAAAACCATTAAGGAAAATTTAAAGGATATAAAGATTTATACTGAGGGTAATATAATTTCTGAATTCGATAAACCATACAGCCATGATGGCGGCATAAACATCCTGAAAGGAAACCTGGCTACCGAAGGAGGAGTTTTTAAAAGCTCTGCATCGAAGGTAAAGTACCACAAGGGCCCTGCAAAGGTTTTTGATTCAGAAGAAGAAACTTTCCGGGCAATAAAGGACAGGAAAATTAAGCCAGGCGATACAGTAGTTATAAGGTATGAGGGACCGAAAGGAGGCCCCGGCATGAGGGAAATGCTTTCTGTTACTTCTGAGCTCATAGGAGAAGGCCTGGGGGACAGCGTTGCCCTCATCACAGACGGGAGATTCTCCGGTGCCACAAGAGGAATAATGATAGGCCATATAGCACCTGAGGCCATGGATGGAGGTGCAATAGCAATTGTACGCGATGGGGATATGATAGAGATAGATGGCCCTAACAGAAAAATAAACCTCCTGGTGGACGAGAATGAGATAAAAAACAGGCTTAAGGAGTGGAAAAAACCTGAAATTCGATATAAAACAGGATTACTGAACCAGTATGCTAAACTGGTTACATCCTCATCCAGGGGGGCGGTGATGGAATAA
- a CDS encoding DUF202 domain-containing protein, whose translation MSSNTDHFANKRTFLAWMRTGISLMGFGFVIAKFVIFLHALEGKVTSSFSDSLIAGEVMIVVGMITIAYGYIEYVTNEKDLDNNRYYSRKTELLVFTAIIIAMAILLLLFII comes from the coding sequence ATGTCTTCCAACACAGACCATTTTGCAAATAAGAGAACTTTTCTCGCATGGATGAGGACTGGCATATCTCTCATGGGATTCGGATTCGTTATTGCAAAGTTCGTAATATTCCTACATGCACTGGAGGGGAAGGTTACTTCATCATTCAGCGATTCACTTATTGCAGGAGAGGTAATGATAGTTGTTGGAATGATAACCATCGCATACGGATATATTGAATATGTTACAAATGAAAAGGATCTGGATAACAATAGGTATTATTCGAGGAAGACTGAGCTGTTAGTATTTACTGCCATAATAATAGCCATGGCAATACTGCTTTTGCTTTTTATCATATAG